A segment of the Sporichthya brevicatena genome:
GAACACGGGCGGCGAGAGTTTCGGCATCATCCTCACCGAGGCCATGTCCGCCGGAACGCCCGTCGTCGCCAGCGACATCGACGCCTTCCGCCGGGTCCTGGAGGACGGCACCTGCGGCGCGCTGTTCCCCGTCGGGGACGCCGACGCCCTCGCCGCGACCCTCGCCGACCTCCTCGACGACCCCGCCCGCCGCGCCGTGCTCGCCGGCGAGGCCTCCCGGGCCGTGGCGCGCTACGACTGGGCCCAGGTCGCGGCCGACGTCGTCGCCGTCTACGAGACGGTGACCGCCGGGACCACCGGCGTCGTCGAGGACACCCGGACCCAGCGCCTCGCGCGCCTGGTCGGGCTGTCCACCACCTGACGCGGGCAGCCGTGCACCCCGACGTCCTCTGGTTCGTCCTCGCCCTGGTGCTGGCCGGGGTCTACCTGAGCTGGACCGCGGGCCGACTCGACCGGCTGCACGCCCGCGTGGACAGCTCCCGCGCCGCCCTGGACGCCCAGCTCGTGCGCCGCTCGGCGGTCGCGATGGAGCTGGCCACCTCCGGGCTGCTCGACCCGGCCTCCGCGCTCCTCATCGCCGACGCCGCGCACGCCGCGCGGCAGGCCGAGGGGGACGATCGGCCGCCGGCCGAGAGTGACCTGTCACGAGCCCTGCGCGCGGCGCTCGACCAGCCCGAGCAGCTCGAGGAACTCACCAGCACCGGCGACGGCCGTCAGCTCGTCGACGAGCTCGAGGCCGCGGCCCGCCGGGTCGGGATGGCCCGGCGCTTCCACAACGACGCCGTCGCCGCGGCCCGGGCGCTGCGCGCGAAGCGTCACGTCCGGTACCTGCGCCTGGCCGGCCACGCGCCGCCCCCGCTGACGTTCGAGTGCGACGACGCCCCGCCGGAGTGCCTCGCGCGCGTGCTCTGACCCGACGGAGGACCGGGCCGACGGTCAGTCCGAGGACCCGCCCGCCGGGACGTCGGACTCGATGGTCGGGACCGGGGTCGGCGTCGGCGGCGGTGGCGCCGGTGTCTCCGGCACCGGGGTGGGCGCGGGGGTCTCCGGGGCCGGGGTGGATGCCGGGGTCTCCGGGGCCGGGGTCGGTGAGGGAGCGGGTGTCGGCGTCGGCGCGGGGGCCGCGACGGGGCTCCGGGCCTCGGCGTAGACGACGATCGGCTCGAGCAGCGGGGCCAGCCACTTGGAGAACGTCTTCGTGATGTGGTTGTCGTCGCGGTAGACGAGCATGTTGCCGACGATCGCCGGGCACTTCTCGCGGGCGCAGATCCAGTCGGTGGTCGGCAGCAGGTCGAACCCGGCGGTCCGCAGCGCGGAGGCGAGGGTGGTCGCCCGCGTCGCGGTCGCCTTGTACCCGGCGTCGCGGCTGTACGCGCAGCGCCGGACGTCCTTGAGGTTGTCCGCGACGCAGTCGACCGGGTCGTGCGGGGCGGTGGGGTTGTCGCCGAGGACGACGACGAGCGCGCCGCTCGCGCGCAGCGCCGTCAGCGTGTCGACCGTGGCCTTGGCCCACTCGGCGTCCTTCTCCTTGACGCCGACGTTCAGGTTCGCCTGGCCGACGACGACGAGCGCCGGCTTCAGCTTGACGATCTCCTCGACCCGTTCCTTCCGCCAGGTGGGGCACTCGGTGTACGCGCGGCGGAGCACCTCGGAGTGCGGGGTGACGGCGGCGACCGGGCAGGCGGACTTGGTGCGCTGGAGCAGCTTCCACCCGCGGGCGGTGGCCAGGTCGTTCAGCGGCGCGAACCACTGCGCGGCGTGGGAGTCGCCGAGCAGCACCATCGTGCGCGCGGCCGGGGCGTCGGTCTTGCCGAAGGCGCAGTTCGCCGGGTGGGCGACTGTGCGGAAGTCGAGGTGACAGCCGTTGGCGTAGTCGTTGTCGGACTCGGCCTTCTCCAGACGGGGCGTGAGGTTGCTCGGCACCCGCTCCACGCCCAACCCGGCCTCCAGGGCCGCGGTGACCGTCGTTGCCTGGGACTTCCCGGCGGCCGTCGTCACCGGTGCCGCCTCCGCGGGCTCGCCGGTCCCGTTCAGCGCGGGCAGGGTCGCGGCGAAGACGACCGCCGCGAGGGCGGTGGCGGCCGACAGGCCCAGCCCCGGCGCGAGCCAGATCGGCTTGCGCAGCGAGAGCCGGCGGATCGGCCGCTCGACGAGCACGAAGGAGACGACCGAGAGCCCGACGGAGATGGCGACCGCCACCAGCGTCCACTGCGTGGTCAGCGGCTTGTCGACGGCGAGCGGCAGGAAGACCAGCACCGGCCAGTGCCACAGGTACAGCGAGTAGGACAGCTTGCCGACCCACTGCGCCGGGGTGGTGCCGAGCAGCGCCTCCGCCCCGGCGGTGTGCCGGCGCGCGCCACCGGCGATGACCAGGCCCGCGCCGAGGACGGGCAGCAGCGCCGCGCTGCCCGGGAACGCCGTGCGGTCGTCGAAGAGGAAGCCGGCGGCGCCGATCATCGCCAGCCCGGCCCAGGACGCCGCGACCGCGGCCGCCCGTGGCACCTTCAGCATCGCCGGGGCGAACAGCGCGATCAGGCCGCCGACCCCGAACTCCCAGGCGCGGGTGCTCAGCGAGTAGTAGGCGTCGACGGCGTTGTCCGGCGTCATCGTGATCGAGCGCAGCAGCGAGACCGCCACCACCAGGCACAACGCGCCGATCAGCGCGACGCGGCGGTAGGTCCGGTTCACCAGCACCAGCGCCAGCACGAGCATCGGGAGCCCGATGTAGAACTGCTCCTCGATCGACAGCGACCAGTAGTGCGTCAGGGGGGACGCGGCGTTGTCGGAGCGCAGGTAGTCCTCGCCCTCGGCGGCGAGGTGAAAGTTCATCACGTACAGCGCGCTGAAGACGGCGTCGGTCGAGATGTCCTCGGCGTGCAGCGAGTTGCTCCACAGCCGGGCCGCCACCAGGACGCACAGCGTGACCAGCGCGGCCGCGGGGAGCAGCCGCTTCATGCGGCGCACGTAGAACTCGACCAACTGAACCCGGCCGTGCTTGCGCTGGGACTCGAACAGCAGGCGGGTGATCAGGAAGCCCGAGATGACGAAGAACACGTCGACGCCGACGAAACCGCCCGTCATCCACAGCAGGTCCGCGTGGTAGCAGAGGACCAGGAGGACGGCGACAGCCCGGAGCCCCTCGATGTCCGGGCGAAAGCTGCGCTCGGACGCGAACACCGGGGCAGGAACCTCTCGTCGGACGGACCGGGACCCGAGCGGACTCCCGAGGACCGACGGTAACCGTGGCCGGGAGCGCCGCCGCAGGGCGTTCAGGATTTCGCGAACGCATTTTTGCCGCTCATGGACAAGTCGGCCAGAGCCACGCTAACCGAAAGCGTCGGCCGTCACGTCGTCCGCGGCCGCCGCGCGGACGTCGTGCCTGACCAGCGCGCCTAGAATGACGCCGATCAGCCGATCAGGGAGCAAGCCCCACCGCGACACGAAGGACCCGCGTTGTCCAGCCCCGAGAACCCCCCGACCACTCCTGTGCACGGCACCGCGCGCGTGAAGCGCGGCATGGCCGAGATGCTCAAGGGCGGCGTGATCATGGACGTCGTCACGCCGGAGCAGGCCAAGATCGCCGAGGACGCCGGCGCGGTCGCGGTCATGGCGCTGGAGCGCGTCCCCGCCGACATCCGGGCCCAGGGCGGCGTCGCGCGCATGTCCGACCCGGACATGATCGACGGCATCATCTCGGCGGTCTCGATCCCCGTGATGGCCAAGACCCGGATCGGGCACTTCGTCGAGGCGCAGGTCGTGCAGAGCCTCGGCGTCGACTACATCGACGAGTCCGAGGTCCTCACCCCGGCCGACTACGCCCACCACATCGACAAGTGGCAGTTCACCGTGCCGTTCGTGTGCGGCGCGACGAACCTGGGCGAGGCCCTGCGCCGCATCACCGAGGGCGCGGCGATGATCCGCTCCAAGGGCGAGGCCGGCACCGGTGACGTCTCCAACGCCGTCACGCACATGCGCACGATCACGGCGGAGATCCGCCGCCTGTCCTCCCTGCGCCCCGACGAGCTGTACGTGGCCGCCAAGGAGCTGCAGGCGCCGTACGAGCTGGTCCGCGAGGTGGCCGAGGCCGGCCGCCTGCCCGTCGTCCTGTTCACCGCCGGCGGCATCGCGACCCCGGCCGACGCGGCGATGATGATGCAGCTCGGCGCGGACGGTGTCTTCGTCGGCTCCGGCATCTTCAAGTCCGGCAACCCGGCGCAGCGCGCCGAGGCGATCGTGAAGGCCACGACCTTCTACGACGACCCGGACGTCATCGCGAAGGTCTCGCGCGGGCTCGGCGAGGCGATGGTCGGCATCAGCGTCGCCGACATCCCCGTGCCGCACCGGCTCGCCGAGCGGGGCTGGTGAGCCCGAACCCGGCCGGCGGGCCCCGCATCGGGGTCCTCGCTCTGCAGGGTGACGTCCGCGAGCACGTCCGGATCCTGTCCTCCCTCGGCGCCCGGGCGCTCCCGGTGCGCCGCGAGTCCGAGCTCGCCGGCGTCGACGGGCTCGTCCTCCCGGGCGGGGAGTCGACCACGATCGTCAAGTTGGCCGTCGCGTTCGACCTGCTCGAGCCGCTGCGGGCCGCGATCAAGGGCGGGCTGCCGGTCTACGGCTCCTGTGCGGGGATGATCCTGCTCGCCGACCGCCTCACCAACGGTGGCGGCGCCGACGGGATCGACGGCCAGCCGACCATCGGCGGCCTGGACGTCCTGGTCCGGCGCAACGCCTTCGGGCGCCAGGTCGACTCGTTCGAGTCCCACCTCGACGCCCCCGGGCTCCCCGAGCCGGAGCGCCCGTTCCACGCCGTGTTCATCCGTGCGCCGTGGGTCGAGGAGGTCGGACCGGACGTCACGGTCCTGGCCCGTGAACCCCGCGCCGATAGGATCGTCGCCGTCCGTCAGGGCGAGCTGATGGCCACGTCCTTCCACCCGGAACTGACCGGGGACGACCGCGTGCACCGGTACTTCGTCGACCTGGTGCGAACCAGCTGAGCCAACCGGGAGACGCAACATGTCGGGTCATTCCAAGTGGGCGACGACCAAGCACAAGAAGGCCGTCATCGACGCCCGCCGCGGGAAGATGTTCGCCAAGCTGATCAAGAACATCGAGGTCGCGGCCCGCACGGGCGGCGGTGACCCCGCCGGCAACCCGACGCTGTACGACGCCATCCAGAAGGCGAAGAAGTCCTCGGTCCCGAACGACAACATCGACCGCGCCGTCAAGCGCGGCTCCGGTGCCGAGGCGGGCGGCGCGGACTACCAGACGATCATGTACGAGGGCTACGGCCCGAACGGCGTGGCGATCCTCATCGAGTGCCTCACCGACAACCGCAACCGCGCCGCCTCCGAGGTCCGCGTCGCGGTCACCCGCAACGGCGGGTCGATGGGCGACCCCGGGTCGGTGGCCTACCTGTTCTCCCGCAAGGGCGTCGTCATCGTGCCCAAGGGTGACTTGTCCGAGGACGACGTGCTGGGGGCCGTGCTGGACGCGGGCGCCGAGGAGGTCAACGACCTCGGCGAGGCGTTCGAGGTGATCAGCGAGGCGACCGACATGGTCGCGGTCCGCACCGCGCTCCAGGAGGCGGGGATCGACTACGACTCCGCCGACGCCAACTTCCTCCCGAGCATGACCATCCCGCTCGACGAGGACGGTGCCCGCAAGGTCTTCCGCCTGATCGAGGCCCTCGAGGACCTCGACGACGTCCAGAACGTCTACGCGAACTTCGACGTCAGCGACGACGTCCTCGCGCTGATCGACGCCTGACGCTTCCGCGCCGGCCTCGGCGCGTCGGCGCCGGAATCGGGCTCGGTTCACCGTACCGTTGGTTCCGAACGTATGTTCGGGCGGCGGAGGTGGCGTGCGCGTACTGGGGGTCGACCCGGGGCTGACCCGGTGCGGCATCGGCGTCGTCGACGGGCAGCCGGGCCGGCCCATCTCCCTCGTCGACGTGTTCGTGGTCCGCACGCCGCCGACCGACGACATCGGAGCGCGCCTGCTCGGCGTCGAGCGTGAGCTGGAGCGGATGCTCGCGACGCACCGGCCCGACGCCGTCGCCGTGGAGCGGGTCTTCAGCCAGCACAACGTGCGCACGGTCATGGGCACGGCCCAGGCCGGGGCGGTGGCGATCGTCGCCGCGGCCCGGCACGGCATCCCGGTCGCCCTGCACACCCCGAGCGAGGTGAAGGCCGCGGTCACCGGCAGCGGCCGGGCGGACAAGGACCAGGTCGGCGTCATGGTGACCCGGCTGCTGCGCCTGGACGCCATGCCGAAGCCGGCCGACGCCGCTGACGCCCTCGCGCTCGCGATCTGCCACCTGTGGCGCGGGGCGGCCAACGCCCGCCTGTCGGCGGCGGCGGCGAAGGTACCCGTGTCCCGGCTGCCGAAGGGCTCTGCACAGAAAGGATGGCGATGATCAGCTTCGTCGCCGGGCGGGTCGCGGCCCTGGGCCCGGACGCCGCCGTGGTCGAGGTCGGGGGCGTCGGCCTCTCGCTGAGCTGCACGCCGAACACGCTGGCCAACCTGCGGCTGGGGGAACGCGCGCACCTGCCGGCCGCGCTCATCGTGCGGGAGGACTCGCTCACCCTGTTCGGCTTCGCCGACGAGGACGAGCGCGTCGTCTTCGAGCAGCTGATGTCGGTCAGCGGCGTCGGGCCGCGGCTCGCGCAGGCGATGCTCGCCGTGCACGACCCGGACGCCCTGCGCCGGGCCGTCTCGACCGAGGACCTCAACGCCCTGACCAAGGTGCCGGGCATCGGCCGCAAGGGCGCACAGCGGATCGTGCTGGAGCTCAAGGACCGGCTCGGCCCGCCTCGCGGCACCGCGGCGTCCGTGCCGGCGCAGGCCGGCCCGCCGGCGTCCGGCTGGCGGGAGCAGGTGCACGGGGCGCTGCTCAACCTGGGCTGGTCGGCCCGGGAGGCCGAGTCGGCGCTCGACGTCGTGCAGGCCGAGGCGGAGGAGACCGGTCTCGACATCGCCTCGACCCAGGTCGCGGTGCTGCTGCGGATGGCGCTCAAGACGCTCGGCCGGGCCACCTGATGGCACGTCAGAGTCACGACGACCCGGCCGGGGCCGAGAGCCTCGTCGCCGCCGAGGCTGCCGTCGACGAGCAGGAGATCGAGGCGGCACTGCGGCCGAAGCGGCTCGGGGAGTTCGTCGGCCAGCAGCGCGTGCGCGAGCAGCTCTCGCTGGTGCTCGACGCCGCGAAACTGCGCAACCGGCCGCCGGACCACCTGCTGCTCTCCGGTCCGCCCGGGCTGGGCAAGACGACGCTGGCGATGATCGTCGCCGCGGAGCTGGGCATGCCGCTGCGCGTGACCAGCGGTCCGGCGATCCAGCACGCCGGCGACCTCGCGGCGCTGCTGTCCTCCCTCAGCGAGGGGGAGGTGCTGTTCCTCGACGAGATCCACCGGATGGCCCGCCCCGCCGAGGAGATGCTCTACATAGCGATGGAGGACTTCCGCGTCGACGTCGTCGTCGGCAAGGGAGCCGGGGCGACCGCGATCCCGCTGGAGATCCCGCCGTTCACCCTCGTCGGCGCGACCACGCGGGCCGGCCTGCTGCCCGGGCCGCTGCGCGACCGGTTCGGGTTCACCGCCCACATGGACTTCTACTCGCCCGCGGAGCTGGAGCAGGTGCTGCGCCGGTCCGCCGGGTTGCTCGACGTCCCGCTCGACCGGGATGGGGGCGCCGAGATCGCCGGGCGCTCGCGCGGGACCCCGCGCATCGCGAACCGGCTCCTGCGCCGCGTGCGCGACTACGCCCAGGTCCGGGCCGACGGCGTCGTCACCGCCGACGTGGCGGCGGCTGCGCTGACCCTCTACGACGTCGACGAGGCCGGGCTGGACCGGCTCGACCGCGCCGTGCTCGACGCCCTGGTCCGCCGGTTCGGCGGCGGCCCGGTGGGGCTCTCGACCCTGGCCGTGGCGGTCGGCGAGGAGACCGAGACCGTCGAGGAGGTCGCGGAGCCGTTCCTGGTCCGCGCCGGCCTGCTCGCCCGCACGCCCCGCGGCCGGGTCGCGACGACCGCCGCCTGGTCACATCTTGGTCTCGTTCCGCCGCCGGGAAACGGGGCGCTCGGGAGCGGAAGCAGCGCGGCCCAGCCGGTGCTGTTCGACAACAGCCCCTGAGACGAGCGGGGCGGTCGGCGCTCCCGGGTCGCCGTTAACGGGGCGGCAAAGAACGCGGGATTAGACTCGGCGCGGCTCCGGCCGGGCCAGCGTGCCGCCCCCGATGTGACGGAAGGACCTCGCGTTCCCGTGGAATTGATCCTGCCCTTCCTGCTCATCTTCGCGGCGTTCTACCTGCTGATCCTCGGGCCGCGCCGGGCACAGGCGCGCCGCGCCGCCGACCTCGAGAAGAACCTCCGCCCCGGCGTCGAGCTCATCACCACTGCCGGTGTCTTCGGCACGGTCACGCGGATCGACGAGGAGGAGGTGCGCCTGGAGATCGCCCCCGGCGTCGAGATCCGCCTCCTCAAGGGCGCGATCGGCAAGATCCTCGACCCGGACGCGGGCGCCGACGGCTCCGCGAGCACCGCGCTGCCGGGTGAGAAGACCGACGAGAGCGGTTCGGGTTCCGGCCCGTCCTCGTCCCACTGACGAGAGAGACGTTTCGACAGTGTCGACTTCCAAGGGTTCGGCGCGCGGCGCCGGCAACCCGTTGCGTCTGCTGGCCGTGACCCTGGCCCTGCTGATCGCCGGTCTGGTCACGATGATCGGCGTCGGGGCGATGACCCCGAAGTTGGCGATCGACCTCGCCGGCGGCACGAGCGTCACCCTGACCGCGAAGCCCCTGCCCGAGGCCGAGGGCGGCAAGGGCGGCGGCATCACCGGTGAGGCGATGAGCCAGGCGGTGGCGATCATCCGCCAGCGCGTCAATGGCTTCGGCGTCTCGGAGGCTCAGGTCACCACCCTCGGCTCGGACAACATCGTCGTCAGCGTCCCGGGCCAGAACAACAACCGCATCGTCGACCAGGTCGGCCAGACGGCGCTGCTGCGGTTCCGCCCGGTGCTGCAGCTCGGCGCCCCGACGCCCTCGACCGGGCTGCCGGACCTCGGTGAGCTCACGGAAGGCCTGGGCAAGACCCCCAGCCCGTCCCCGAAGGCCTCGGCGAGCCCGAAGGCGTCCGCGAAGCCCTCGGCCGGCGCGGACTCGAACCGCGCCGTCGCCGACGCCCTGCGGGCGGCCGACGACCCGTCCCCGTCCGCCAAGCCGTCGGCCAGCCCGAAGGCGGACGGCAAGAAGGACGACGGCAAGAAGGACGGGGACAAGAAGGACGGCAAGGCTGACGACGCGTCAGACGCGCCCGGGACGATCACGCAGGCGATCCGGGACGAGTTCAACGCGCTGAACTGCCTGGACCCCGCGGCTCGTCAGGGTGGTGACCAGGCGCCGGCCAACGCCGTCGTCGTGGCGTGCGACAAGGACGGCACGGCCAAGTACATCCTCGGTCCGAGCGAGGTGCAGGGCACGCAGGTCACCAAGGCCGAGGCGGGGCTCCCGCAGGGCGCGGGCGTCGGCAACTGGCTGGTCCAGATGGAGTTCGACGGCGCCGGAACGTCGGGGTTCGCCCGCCTGACGCGGACGCTGGCCAGTCAGGGGGAGCCGAACAACCAGCTGGCGATCGTGCTCGACGGCGTCGTGTACTCGGCCCCCCGGGTCACCTACGAGATCCCGAGCGGCCAGGCGGAGATCACCGGCAACTTCAAGGCGCAGGAGGCCAAGGACCTCGCGAACGTCCTGAAGTACGGCGCGCTCCCGCTGGCCTTCGAGAAGAGCACGATCACGACGATCTCGGCGACGGTCGGCGACGACCAGCTCAAGGGCGGCCTGATCGCCGGCGCGATCGGCATGGTGCTCGTCGTCGTCTACAGCGTCTTCTACTACCGGGGCCTCGGCCTGATGGCGCTCGCCGGCCTCGTGGTCGCGGCCGCGATGGCCTGGATCACGGTGTCCCTGCTCGGCGAGGCGATGGGCTACCGGCTCTCGCTCGCCGGCGTCGCCGGTCTGATCGTGTCCATCGGCATCACCGCGGACTCCTTCGTCGTGTACTTCGAGCGACTGCGCGACGAGATCCGGGAGGGCCGCAGTCCGCGGACCGCGGCCGAGTACGGCTGGCTCCGGGCGCGGCGCACGATCCTGTCGGCGAACTTCGTCTCGCTGCTCGCGGCGGGCGTCCTGTACTACTTCTCGGTCGCGGACGTGAAGGGCTTCGCGTTCACCCTCGGTGTCATGACGGTCATCGACGTCGTGGTGATCGTGTTCTTCACCAAGCCGCTGATCAGCCTGGCCTTCCGCCATCCGTACTTCTACCGGGCACAGAAGTTCTCCGGGGTGAACCGGGCGAGCCTCGGCGTGCGCCCGGCCGCAGCCACGCCGGCCGGCGGGGAGGCCTGAGATGTCGCGACTTGCCGACCTCGGTGGTCAGCTGCAGCGGGGCGAGCGCTCCTTCGACTTCGTCGGACGCCGCCGCCTGTGGTTCCTGATCAGCTGTGCGGTTCTCGTCGTCTCCGCACTGGGGCTG
Coding sequences within it:
- the ruvA gene encoding Holliday junction branch migration protein RuvA, with the translated sequence MISFVAGRVAALGPDAAVVEVGGVGLSLSCTPNTLANLRLGERAHLPAALIVREDSLTLFGFADEDERVVFEQLMSVSGVGPRLAQAMLAVHDPDALRRAVSTEDLNALTKVPGIGRKGAQRIVLELKDRLGPPRGTAASVPAQAGPPASGWREQVHGALLNLGWSAREAESALDVVQAEAEETGLDIASTQVAVLLRMALKTLGRAT
- the yajC gene encoding preprotein translocase subunit YajC translates to MELILPFLLIFAAFYLLILGPRRAQARRAADLEKNLRPGVELITTAGVFGTVTRIDEEEVRLEIAPGVEIRLLKGAIGKILDPDAGADGSASTALPGEKTDESGSGSGPSSSH
- a CDS encoding YebC/PmpR family DNA-binding transcriptional regulator; protein product: MSGHSKWATTKHKKAVIDARRGKMFAKLIKNIEVAARTGGGDPAGNPTLYDAIQKAKKSSVPNDNIDRAVKRGSGAEAGGADYQTIMYEGYGPNGVAILIECLTDNRNRAASEVRVAVTRNGGSMGDPGSVAYLFSRKGVVIVPKGDLSEDDVLGAVLDAGAEEVNDLGEAFEVISEATDMVAVRTALQEAGIDYDSADANFLPSMTIPLDEDGARKVFRLIEALEDLDDVQNVYANFDVSDDVLALIDA
- the pdxT gene encoding pyridoxal 5'-phosphate synthase glutaminase subunit PdxT; translation: MSPNPAGGPRIGVLALQGDVREHVRILSSLGARALPVRRESELAGVDGLVLPGGESTTIVKLAVAFDLLEPLRAAIKGGLPVYGSCAGMILLADRLTNGGGADGIDGQPTIGGLDVLVRRNAFGRQVDSFESHLDAPGLPEPERPFHAVFIRAPWVEEVGPDVTVLAREPRADRIVAVRQGELMATSFHPELTGDDRVHRYFVDLVRTS
- the secD gene encoding protein translocase subunit SecD — translated: MSTSKGSARGAGNPLRLLAVTLALLIAGLVTMIGVGAMTPKLAIDLAGGTSVTLTAKPLPEAEGGKGGGITGEAMSQAVAIIRQRVNGFGVSEAQVTTLGSDNIVVSVPGQNNNRIVDQVGQTALLRFRPVLQLGAPTPSTGLPDLGELTEGLGKTPSPSPKASASPKASAKPSAGADSNRAVADALRAADDPSPSAKPSASPKADGKKDDGKKDGDKKDGKADDASDAPGTITQAIRDEFNALNCLDPAARQGGDQAPANAVVVACDKDGTAKYILGPSEVQGTQVTKAEAGLPQGAGVGNWLVQMEFDGAGTSGFARLTRTLASQGEPNNQLAIVLDGVVYSAPRVTYEIPSGQAEITGNFKAQEAKDLANVLKYGALPLAFEKSTITTISATVGDDQLKGGLIAGAIGMVLVVVYSVFYYRGLGLMALAGLVVAAAMAWITVSLLGEAMGYRLSLAGVAGLIVSIGITADSFVVYFERLRDEIREGRSPRTAAEYGWLRARRTILSANFVSLLAAGVLYYFSVADVKGFAFTLGVMTVIDVVVIVFFTKPLISLAFRHPYFYRAQKFSGVNRASLGVRPAAATPAGGEA
- a CDS encoding acyltransferase family protein gives rise to the protein MFASERSFRPDIEGLRAVAVLLVLCYHADLLWMTGGFVGVDVFFVISGFLITRLLFESQRKHGRVQLVEFYVRRMKRLLPAAALVTLCVLVAARLWSNSLHAEDISTDAVFSALYVMNFHLAAEGEDYLRSDNAASPLTHYWSLSIEEQFYIGLPMLVLALVLVNRTYRRVALIGALCLVVAVSLLRSITMTPDNAVDAYYSLSTRAWEFGVGGLIALFAPAMLKVPRAAAVAASWAGLAMIGAAGFLFDDRTAFPGSAALLPVLGAGLVIAGGARRHTAGAEALLGTTPAQWVGKLSYSLYLWHWPVLVFLPLAVDKPLTTQWTLVAVAISVGLSVVSFVLVERPIRRLSLRKPIWLAPGLGLSAATALAAVVFAATLPALNGTGEPAEAAPVTTAAGKSQATTVTAALEAGLGVERVPSNLTPRLEKAESDNDYANGCHLDFRTVAHPANCAFGKTDAPAARTMVLLGDSHAAQWFAPLNDLATARGWKLLQRTKSACPVAAVTPHSEVLRRAYTECPTWRKERVEEIVKLKPALVVVGQANLNVGVKEKDAEWAKATVDTLTALRASGALVVVLGDNPTAPHDPVDCVADNLKDVRRCAYSRDAGYKATATRATTLASALRTAGFDLLPTTDWICAREKCPAIVGNMLVYRDDNHITKTFSKWLAPLLEPIVVYAEARSPVAAPAPTPTPAPSPTPAPETPASTPAPETPAPTPVPETPAPPPPTPTPVPTIESDVPAGGSSD
- the ruvB gene encoding Holliday junction branch migration DNA helicase RuvB; its protein translation is MARQSHDDPAGAESLVAAEAAVDEQEIEAALRPKRLGEFVGQQRVREQLSLVLDAAKLRNRPPDHLLLSGPPGLGKTTLAMIVAAELGMPLRVTSGPAIQHAGDLAALLSSLSEGEVLFLDEIHRMARPAEEMLYIAMEDFRVDVVVGKGAGATAIPLEIPPFTLVGATTRAGLLPGPLRDRFGFTAHMDFYSPAELEQVLRRSAGLLDVPLDRDGGAEIAGRSRGTPRIANRLLRRVRDYAQVRADGVVTADVAAAALTLYDVDEAGLDRLDRAVLDALVRRFGGGPVGLSTLAVAVGEETETVEEVAEPFLVRAGLLARTPRGRVATTAAWSHLGLVPPPGNGALGSGSSAAQPVLFDNSP
- the ruvC gene encoding crossover junction endodeoxyribonuclease RuvC, which codes for MRVLGVDPGLTRCGIGVVDGQPGRPISLVDVFVVRTPPTDDIGARLLGVERELERMLATHRPDAVAVERVFSQHNVRTVMGTAQAGAVAIVAAARHGIPVALHTPSEVKAAVTGSGRADKDQVGVMVTRLLRLDAMPKPADAADALALAICHLWRGAANARLSAAAAKVPVSRLPKGSAQKGWR
- the pdxS gene encoding pyridoxal 5'-phosphate synthase lyase subunit PdxS — protein: MSSPENPPTTPVHGTARVKRGMAEMLKGGVIMDVVTPEQAKIAEDAGAVAVMALERVPADIRAQGGVARMSDPDMIDGIISAVSIPVMAKTRIGHFVEAQVVQSLGVDYIDESEVLTPADYAHHIDKWQFTVPFVCGATNLGEALRRITEGAAMIRSKGEAGTGDVSNAVTHMRTITAEIRRLSSLRPDELYVAAKELQAPYELVREVAEAGRLPVVLFTAGGIATPADAAMMMQLGADGVFVGSGIFKSGNPAQRAEAIVKATTFYDDPDVIAKVSRGLGEAMVGISVADIPVPHRLAERGW